Proteins from a genomic interval of Pseudoalteromonas sp. MEBiC 03607:
- a CDS encoding acyl carrier protein, protein MSLNKLTDAFVSVLEIEQDEVCDQLSYSEHPKWDSMSHMMLVAELEAQFDIMLDTDDIIDMSSFLKAKQILSKYGVSFDE, encoded by the coding sequence GTGTCACTTAATAAACTGACAGATGCGTTTGTTAGCGTATTAGAAATCGAACAAGACGAAGTATGTGACCAGTTAAGCTATTCAGAGCATCCCAAATGGGACTCTATGAGCCATATGATGCTGGTGGCAGAATTAGAAGCGCAATTTGATATTATGCTTGATACGGATGATATTATTGATATGAGTTCGTTTTTAAAAGCCAAACAAATTCTATCAAAATATGGGGTGTCATTTGACGAGTAA
- a CDS encoding SDR family NAD(P)-dependent oxidoreductase, whose product MTSNSSRVLITGGSSGIGFAVAKRLLEDDSKLLLVARDEQRLQAAQQALKADYPDADVVVFVADTSVPAEIKKIFAYLQQQKCSLSGLVHCAGSMLEAPLMMVREEQIDEQYAVHLKSALMLCQSASKMMLRAKQGSLVLVSSVVAEQGSSGQVVYASMKSAMSGLVKSLAQELGTFNIRVNCVSPGVIDTPLLAHYDDEKKQQLAEKSALKRLGAASEVANLVRFLLADESRYITAQNIAVDGGLRL is encoded by the coding sequence TTGACGAGTAATAGCAGCCGAGTATTGATCACTGGTGGTAGCAGCGGTATTGGCTTTGCGGTGGCAAAGCGACTGCTAGAGGATGACTCAAAACTATTATTGGTAGCGCGGGACGAACAACGTTTACAAGCAGCGCAGCAAGCGCTTAAAGCGGATTATCCAGATGCAGATGTTGTTGTTTTTGTTGCCGACACGTCTGTTCCTGCTGAAATAAAGAAAATATTTGCTTATTTGCAGCAACAAAAATGTTCATTGTCAGGGCTTGTCCATTGCGCGGGAAGTATGCTTGAAGCGCCATTGATGATGGTACGAGAAGAGCAAATTGATGAGCAATACGCTGTCCATTTAAAATCTGCACTAATGCTTTGTCAAAGCGCCAGTAAAATGATGCTCAGAGCGAAACAGGGCAGTTTAGTCCTGGTAAGCTCTGTTGTGGCTGAACAAGGAAGCAGTGGGCAAGTTGTTTATGCAAGTATGAAATCAGCGATGAGCGGATTGGTTAAAAGTCTTGCCCAAGAGCTTGGTACATTTAATATTCGTGTTAACTGTGTAAGCCCGGGCGTAATAGACACTCCTTTGCTTGCTCACTACGATGATGAAAAAAAGCAGCAACTAGCAGAAAAGTCAGCACTAAAACGCTTAGGCGCGGCAAGCGAAGTCGCTAATTTAGTTCGTTTTTTATTAGCTGATGAAAGTCGCTATATTACAGCACAAAATATCGCTGTTGATGGTGGTTTAAGGTTGTAA